In Polynucleobacter arcticus, the following proteins share a genomic window:
- a CDS encoding phosphorylase family protein has translation MKTHLLIITALESELNKSLLPAGVDIVYSGVGKINATAASIQAIHQFEPKRIVNFGTVGKINPALQGLLEIGKVIQRDMMTLPLAPRGQTPFCSKPSAYLSSSGEHICGTGDSFVTAHDPWLASQGIDVVDMELFAIANIAYQFDIPWQSFKYVTDDANADSGNEWQHRVNHGQELYLEKLKELMGP, from the coding sequence ATGAAAACACATTTACTGATTATTACCGCATTAGAGTCTGAGCTTAATAAAAGCCTATTACCGGCGGGTGTCGATATTGTGTATTCCGGGGTTGGCAAGATCAACGCAACTGCAGCGAGTATTCAGGCTATCCATCAGTTTGAGCCCAAACGCATCGTGAACTTTGGCACCGTCGGAAAAATTAATCCCGCTTTACAGGGATTGCTGGAGATTGGCAAAGTGATTCAGCGAGATATGATGACCTTGCCCCTAGCACCGCGTGGGCAAACCCCTTTTTGTTCTAAGCCTTCAGCATACCTATCCTCTAGTGGTGAACATATTTGCGGGACTGGCGATAGCTTTGTTACTGCGCATGACCCCTGGCTAGCCTCTCAAGGTATTGATGTAGTGGATATGGAACTATTTGCGATCGCTAATATTGCTTATCAATTTGATATTCCGTGGCAGTCATTTAAATACGTCACCGATGATGCAAATGCAGACTCAGGAAATGAATGGCAGCATCGAGTAAATCATGGGCAGGAACTTTATTTAGAAAAACTCAAAGAGCTGATGGGTCCTTAA